The Thomasclavelia ramosa DSM 1402 genome includes a region encoding these proteins:
- a CDS encoding RrF2 family transcriptional regulator, producing the protein MKISTKGRYAIRVILDIAMHDDGKYIPLKDIAKRQDLTVKYLEQIISLLNKAGYLQSLRGNAGGYRLSKKPEECIIGDILRITEGDLAPIPCLKDEINNCSRANECITLPFWQGLDKVIKDYVESVTIQDLIDHANMQVNNYSI; encoded by the coding sequence ATGAAAATTTCAACCAAAGGGCGTTATGCAATTAGAGTTATCCTTGATATTGCGATGCACGATGATGGTAAATATATTCCACTGAAAGATATTGCTAAAAGACAAGATCTGACGGTTAAGTATTTAGAACAAATAATTTCATTACTAAATAAAGCGGGCTATTTACAAAGTCTTCGTGGTAATGCTGGAGGTTATCGCTTATCAAAAAAACCTGAAGAATGTATAATTGGTGATATTCTAAGAATTACAGAAGGTGATTTAGCTCCAATTCCCTGCTTGAAAGATGAAATTAATAATTGCAGTCGTGCCAATGAATGTATTACATTACCGTTTTGGCAAGGATTAGATAAAGTGATTAAAGACTATGTTGAAAGTGTAACTATTCAAGATTTAATCGATCATGCAAATATGCAAGTGAATAATTATTCAATATAA
- the cysK gene encoding cysteine synthase A, whose translation MTYNNHISELVGNTPILKLNNYVTKNQLKANIFAKLEYFNPAGSVKDRIAKAMLFKAKEDGILKPDSVIIEPTSGNTGIGLASLGTSLGHQVILTMPETMSIERRNLLKAYGAKVVLTPGGLGMKGAIAKAEELAKEYKNAFIPSQFENQANPNAHYLTTGPEIYQQLEGKIDIFVAGVGTGGTISGIGKYLKEKNPSIKVVAIEPAASPVLSKGTPGPHAIQGIGAGFVPNTLNTDIYDEIITIENEAAFATSRAIAREEGVLVGISSGAALYGATVLAKRIENAGKNIVVLLPDTGERYLSTALVEQD comes from the coding sequence ATGACTTATAATAATCATATTAGTGAATTAGTAGGAAATACCCCAATTTTAAAATTAAACAATTATGTTACAAAAAATCAATTAAAAGCAAATATTTTTGCTAAACTAGAATATTTTAATCCCGCAGGAAGTGTTAAGGATCGAATTGCTAAAGCCATGTTATTTAAAGCTAAAGAAGATGGAATTTTAAAACCGGATTCTGTAATCATTGAACCAACGAGCGGTAATACTGGAATTGGATTAGCTTCTCTAGGAACATCCTTAGGACACCAAGTAATTTTAACTATGCCAGAGACAATGTCGATTGAACGGCGAAATTTATTAAAAGCCTATGGAGCTAAAGTAGTTTTAACTCCAGGAGGACTAGGCATGAAGGGAGCAATTGCCAAAGCAGAAGAATTGGCCAAAGAATACAAAAATGCGTTTATTCCTAGTCAATTTGAAAATCAAGCAAATCCAAATGCACATTATCTAACAACAGGTCCTGAAATCTACCAGCAGCTAGAAGGTAAGATAGATATCTTTGTCGCTGGTGTTGGAACTGGAGGAACAATTAGTGGAATTGGAAAATATTTAAAAGAAAAAAATCCTAGTATTAAGGTTGTAGCAATTGAACCTGCTGCCTCACCAGTTTTATCTAAAGGAACTCCAGGACCACATGCAATTCAAGGGATTGGTGCAGGTTTTGTTCCTAATACCTTAAATACTGATATTTATGATGAAATTATTACAATTGAAAATGAAGCAGCCTTTGCTACTAGCCGTGCAATTGCTAGAGAAGAAGGAGTGTTAGTAGGTATTTCTTCTGGTGCAGCACTTTATGGAGCAACAGTATTAGCGAAAAGAATTGAAAATGCTGGCAAAAACATTGTTGTGTTGTTACCAGATACTGGTGAACGCTATTTATCAACTGCATTAGTTGAACAAGATTAA
- the cysK gene encoding cysteine synthase A, translated as MTIKKSVLDTIGKTPLIQIDRFKKACEVNNKIFAKVEFFNPGGSVKDRVGLKLIEQAYEDQLINKKTTIIEPTSGNTGIGLAIACAIYGNELILTMPETMSLERQKLLKAYGAKIVLTAGEKGMQGSVDKANELANKIENSYIPGQFVNPSNPLAHEETTALEIIDDFDDNIDYFVAGIGTGGTITGIARILKKKYPDIKIIGIEPKDSPLITKGKAGAHDLQGIGANFIPKILDLDLVDEVITVSTDDAYEAARILAKKEGLLVGITAGAALHGATKITDKNKNIVVLLPDTGERYLSTTLFE; from the coding sequence ATGACTATTAAAAAAAGTGTTTTGGATACAATTGGAAAAACTCCATTAATTCAAATTGACCGCTTTAAAAAAGCATGTGAAGTAAACAACAAAATATTTGCCAAAGTAGAATTCTTTAATCCTGGTGGCAGTGTTAAAGATCGTGTTGGTCTTAAATTAATTGAACAGGCTTATGAGGATCAACTAATCAATAAAAAAACTACGATTATTGAACCTACTAGTGGTAATACTGGCATTGGTCTAGCAATTGCGTGTGCTATCTATGGTAATGAATTAATTTTGACGATGCCTGAAACTATGTCATTAGAACGTCAAAAATTATTAAAAGCTTACGGAGCTAAAATCGTATTAACGGCTGGAGAAAAAGGAATGCAAGGATCAGTCGATAAAGCTAACGAACTTGCTAATAAGATTGAAAATAGCTATATTCCAGGTCAATTTGTTAATCCAAGTAATCCCTTAGCCCATGAAGAAACAACGGCATTAGAAATTATTGATGATTTTGATGATAATATTGACTATTTTGTTGCCGGAATTGGTACTGGAGGGACAATTACAGGAATTGCTCGGATATTAAAAAAGAAATATCCTGATATTAAAATTATTGGAATCGAACCAAAAGATTCTCCATTAATCACTAAAGGAAAAGCTGGAGCGCATGATTTGCAAGGAATTGGAGCAAATTTTATTCCTAAAATTCTCGATTTGGATCTAGTCGACGAAGTGATAACAGTTTCTACGGATGATGCTTATGAGGCTGCACGAATATTAGCAAAAAAAGAAGGCCTACTAGTTGGAATAACTGCTGGAGCTGCCCTGCATGGAGCAACTAAAATAACAGATAAAAATAAAAACATCGTTGTTCTACTGCCAGATACTGGAGAACGTTACTTATCAACAACATTATTTGAATAA
- a CDS encoding PLP-dependent aminotransferase family protein — translation MKDYKYLEVYQTIVDDIENGYLKYNDKIPSIRKMAKQLDVSRTTVESAYLQLLVEGYIYAKEKVGYYVDVQFSNQIKNKKNPKVITKIDSHHYRYDFSGRLVDVESFNLDTWKKYIKKALNQSEDLMSYGEPLGEMPLRVALQEYSHEYRGVRHPVNNYIIGAGFQILLYHVCSLFGKDNIVGIEEGGFKQAEAVFHDCHMQVVKLPVDEEGITLEGLRQANLKLLYLNSSSGGYHGHPIKQQRRLEIIEYARANQVYIIEDDHNGELKFNTKPIDAMSKLDNDHIIYIGSFSKLLLPSIRISYMALPNQLVQLFYEKSRDYHQTASKLEQLALAMYVEDGQLARHLKRLRKHYRNKSTHLLQKLRTTFPQHKFELYETSLKITMAIKADLVDQYIALAKQNDILVNKNSNNQITLSFSGILDQDIDEAVDRLKEIWIN, via the coding sequence ATGAAGGATTATAAATATTTAGAAGTTTATCAAACTATTGTTGATGATATTGAAAATGGTTATTTAAAATATAATGATAAAATACCATCAATTCGTAAAATGGCAAAACAATTAGATGTAAGCAGAACTACGGTTGAAAGTGCATATTTACAATTATTAGTCGAGGGTTATATTTACGCAAAAGAAAAAGTAGGATATTATGTGGATGTGCAATTTAGTAATCAAATTAAAAATAAAAAGAATCCAAAAGTAATTACAAAAATTGATAGTCACCATTATCGATATGATTTTAGTGGACGTCTTGTTGATGTGGAAAGCTTTAATTTAGATACTTGGAAAAAGTATATTAAAAAAGCATTAAATCAAAGTGAAGATTTAATGAGTTATGGAGAACCATTAGGGGAAATGCCTTTAAGAGTAGCTTTGCAGGAATATAGCCATGAATACCGTGGAGTTCGGCATCCTGTAAATAATTATATTATTGGTGCGGGATTTCAAATTCTTCTTTATCATGTTTGTAGTCTTTTTGGTAAAGATAATATAGTCGGAATTGAGGAAGGAGGATTCAAACAGGCAGAGGCCGTTTTTCATGATTGTCATATGCAGGTAGTTAAGTTACCGGTTGATGAAGAAGGCATTACTTTAGAGGGATTAAGACAAGCTAATTTAAAATTATTATATTTAAATAGTTCTTCTGGAGGGTATCATGGTCATCCTATCAAACAACAGCGTCGTTTAGAAATCATTGAATATGCGAGAGCTAATCAAGTCTATATTATTGAAGATGATCATAATGGAGAATTGAAATTTAACACTAAACCAATCGATGCAATGTCAAAACTAGACAATGACCACATTATTTACATTGGTTCATTTTCAAAATTATTACTACCTTCAATAAGAATTAGTTATATGGCATTACCAAACCAATTAGTTCAGTTATTTTATGAAAAGTCTCGAGATTATCATCAGACTGCATCAAAATTAGAACAGCTGGCTTTAGCTATGTATGTTGAAGATGGACAGTTAGCACGACATTTAAAGCGATTAAGAAAACATTACCGCAATAAAAGTACTCATTTGTTACAAAAGCTTCGAACTACTTTTCCTCAACATAAATTCGAATTATATGAAACCTCATTAAAAATCACAATGGCAATTAAGGCTGATTTGGTTGATCAATATATTGCTTTAGCAAAACAAAATGATATTTTAGTTAATAAAAATAGTAATAATCAGATTACTTTATCTTTTTCAGGAATCTTAGATCAAGATATTGATGAAGCAGTTGATAGATTAAAAGAAATTTGGATAAATTAA